Part of the Ignavibacterium album JCM 16511 genome, ATCGAACGAAGCGAAGTTCCCTGTTTTAACAACATCAAATTTTTTCGAACGAAGCAAATCAGTAAACTTATCAGCAAGTCCTGCAGTACCACACGCATTAAGAACTTCAACCTGAATATTATGAGAAGTTTTATTTTCCGGTTGCTCTTCTTTTTCAAACAGCGGAAGAATTTTTGTTATAATTACTATTAACAATGTAACTGATACTGCGGCAAGAAGCAGGTTAATTACTGCAAGGAATTTTTGTTGTTGGTTTGACTTCTTACTTGAATTGAATACTTCCTGATTGTCGATGTTATTCACCTCTTAATTAAAATCCGGAAAAGTAATCATTGTAAAAAGGGTTGTAATAATAATTTCTGTAACCATTAAAAGGATTATTAAATAAGTAAGGCGTACTTCTGTATTGCAAAGTTATATAAACATCATTCCATGGTCTATAATTAACCGCTGCACGACTGATATAAAGCCCGTCCAAACTGTTCTGAAAATCTTTCCCGAAAGTGCTATAAGGTGAATTCACAATGCTTGCATCAAGCTGAACATTTAGATTATCACTGAATTTATACATCATACTGTTTGTATAAACACCAAGCGCAATCCCCTCTCCCGCAAATGCAGAATAAGACATACTGAATGAATGCTTCATTGAGAAGTTTTCGCTGTTAAGAAAATCAAAAAGAAAGTTTGAGGATTTATTATAAATGCCGTCTCTCGGAGTTTCTGTAGGAAATCCGCTATCTTTAAATTGAGCAAATGATAAAGATGAAACTAAACTC contains:
- a CDS encoding LytR C-terminal domain-containing protein yields the protein MNNIDNQEVFNSSKKSNQQQKFLAVINLLLAAVSVTLLIVIITKILPLFEKEEQPENKTSHNIQVEVLNACGTAGLADKFTDLLRSKKFDVVKTGNFASFDIDNSFVIDRVGNKEYAYYLADSIGIPKSNVIQQFNKNYYLDVTLVIGKDFNNLLNH